In the Clostridium beijerinckii genome, one interval contains:
- a CDS encoding ABC transporter substrate-binding protein, producing the protein MRKNKIRKLVSISLAMLTVLSFTACGSSSKKTDTATLKDVSFPLKETATLKMLTSAPSISTQDPNERLIFQRLEKETNVHIDWTCYTDDQFPDKKNLALSKKDTLPDVVFNAGMNNNDLLRYSKQGVIIPVEDLITKYMPNLSKVLEEKPEYKKMITAPDGHIYSFPWIEELGSGKEAIQAVGDIPWINKKWLDELGLQVPKTTDELETVLKAFKDKHPEGKNDVIPMSFIINNGDQDPAILLGAFGFGDNADHYLVTNDKKVVYSTTQDGYKEGIKWLHKLQEEGLIDQEAFTQKWDTFVAKGKNDRYGMFFTWDRANVAANKEDYIPLPALAGPNGNVNVPRSNGYGFDLGRCVVTTADKNLELTAKWIDKLYEPLQSAQDNWGTYGDEKNQNVFELTENKTLKHLPLGAASPWEVRANQFVSGPLAVLDSYYGKYTTSPDDAQERLDILHKTYVKDMKADYNYPPVFMSQEDIEKLTQYETAVKAYTERKKAEWILNGGIDEEWDSYLKEMDNQGLSKILEIKQKYLDSYFAK; encoded by the coding sequence ATGAGAAAAAATAAAATTAGAAAGTTGGTTAGTATTTCTTTAGCTATGTTAACAGTATTATCATTTACAGCATGTGGTAGCTCAAGCAAGAAAACAGATACAGCTACATTAAAGGATGTTTCATTTCCATTAAAAGAAACAGCTACTTTAAAAATGCTTACAAGTGCGCCATCAATTTCGACTCAAGACCCGAATGAAAGACTTATTTTTCAAAGATTAGAGAAAGAAACAAATGTGCATATAGATTGGACGTGCTATACAGATGATCAATTTCCTGATAAAAAGAATTTAGCATTATCAAAAAAAGATACACTTCCAGATGTAGTATTTAATGCTGGTATGAACAATAATGATTTACTTCGTTATTCAAAACAAGGAGTTATTATTCCAGTTGAAGATTTAATCACAAAATATATGCCAAATTTATCAAAAGTTCTAGAAGAAAAACCAGAGTATAAGAAAATGATTACTGCACCTGATGGTCATATTTATTCATTCCCATGGATAGAGGAATTAGGAAGTGGAAAAGAAGCTATACAAGCAGTTGGAGATATTCCATGGATAAACAAAAAGTGGCTTGATGAATTAGGACTTCAGGTACCAAAAACAACTGATGAATTAGAAACAGTTTTAAAAGCATTTAAAGATAAACACCCTGAAGGAAAAAATGATGTAATTCCTATGTCATTTATTATAAACAATGGTGACCAAGATCCAGCTATATTACTTGGAGCTTTCGGATTTGGAGATAACGCAGATCACTATTTAGTTACGAATGATAAAAAAGTTGTGTATTCAACTACTCAAGACGGATATAAAGAAGGTATCAAGTGGCTTCATAAACTTCAAGAAGAAGGTCTTATAGATCAAGAAGCCTTTACACAAAAATGGGATACATTTGTTGCAAAAGGAAAGAATGATCGTTATGGTATGTTCTTCACATGGGATAGAGCTAATGTAGCAGCAAATAAAGAAGATTATATTCCATTACCAGCACTTGCAGGACCTAATGGAAATGTTAATGTTCCTAGATCAAATGGATATGGGTTTGACTTAGGAAGATGTGTTGTAACAACAGCAGATAAAAATTTGGAATTAACAGCAAAATGGATAGATAAGTTATATGAACCTCTTCAATCGGCACAAGATAACTGGGGAACATACGGTGATGAGAAAAATCAAAATGTATTTGAATTAACAGAAAATAAAACTTTAAAGCATTTACCTTTAGGTGCAGCATCACCATGGGAAGTTCGTGCAAATCAATTTGTTTCAGGACCATTAGCAGTTCTTGATAGTTATTATGGAAAGTATACAACATCTCCAGATGATGCCCAAGAAAGATTAGATATACTTCATAAAACTTATGTTAAAGATATGAAAGCTGATTACAATTATCCACCTGTATTTATGTCTCAAGAAGATATAGAAAAACTTACTCAATATGAAACAGCAGTAAAGGCATATACAGAACGTAAGAAAGCTGAATGGATTTTAAATGGTGGAATAGATGAAGAATGGGACTCTTATTTAAAAGAAATGGATAATCAAGGTTTATCAAAAATATTAGAAATTAAACAAAAATATTTAGATTCATACTTTGCAAAATAA
- a CDS encoding carbohydrate ABC transporter permease: MNMKMKKFKKLSFSDKCIVISGYVGVILFVLAIIIPLIYIVVASFMDPNTLNNQGITFDFSKWSIEGYTRVFKDDMLLRGFLNSVFYSTAYAVISVGATLLAAYPLSRPDFVGKKFITTLYIITMFFGGGLMPTYLLVDNLKLLNTVWAILLPGAINVWNIILARTYFQSLPKELREASAIDGASDITHFFKIMIPVCKPIIAVLLLYQFVAQWNSYFDAMIYLDDTKLQPLQLVIRSILIQNTPRPGMIADVQSAAAMAKMAQLLKYSTIVVSSLPLLVMYPFFQKYFDKGIMAGSVKG; encoded by the coding sequence ATGAATATGAAAATGAAAAAATTCAAAAAATTATCATTTTCTGATAAATGTATTGTAATAAGTGGTTATGTAGGAGTAATACTTTTTGTATTAGCTATTATTATACCACTTATATATATAGTTGTTGCTTCTTTTATGGATCCCAATACATTAAACAATCAAGGAATAACATTTGATTTTAGTAAATGGTCAATAGAAGGATATACAAGAGTATTTAAAGACGATATGCTTTTAAGAGGATTTTTGAATTCCGTATTCTATTCTACTGCTTATGCGGTAATTTCAGTTGGAGCCACACTTTTAGCTGCATACCCATTATCTAGACCAGATTTTGTAGGGAAAAAATTTATTACTACTTTATATATTATTACTATGTTTTTTGGCGGAGGGTTGATGCCAACATATCTTTTGGTTGACAATCTAAAGCTTCTTAACACAGTGTGGGCGATTTTACTTCCAGGCGCAATTAATGTATGGAATATTATATTGGCAAGAACTTATTTTCAAAGCTTACCAAAAGAGTTAAGAGAAGCATCTGCTATAGATGGCGCAAGTGATATTACACATTTCTTTAAAATAATGATTCCGGTATGTAAACCAATTATTGCAGTATTACTTTTATATCAATTTGTAGCTCAATGGAATAGTTACTTTGATGCTATGATTTATTTAGATGATACTAAATTGCAACCTCTGCAATTAGTAATTAGATCAATCTTAATTCAAAATACACCAAGACCTGGTATGATTGCAGATGTTCAAAGTGCAGCAGCAATGGCTAAAATGGCACAATTACTAAAATACTCCACTATTGTTGTTTCAAGTTTACCTTTACTAGTTATGTATCCATTTTTCCAAAAGTATTTTGATAAAGGAATAATGGCAGGATCAGTAAAGGGATAA
- a CDS encoding ABC transporter permease, producing the protein MNGVKSTRFNFNRLDGGNPIINKKNSKIHSKLKYIKKNYQLYLFFTLPPLILLIIFKYIPMGGVLIAFEDYSAISGVFHSQWVGLKHFERFLSSPDFMTLLMNTLKVSLYGILWGFPLPIILALLLARIKSEGIKKKIQLILYAPNFISVIVISGMIIVFLSPIGPVNQFFGTATNFMAMPSAFRTIYVASSVWQATGWASIIYTAALSNASQELTEAAVIDGANIFQQILNVDLPAIKPIMVIQFILSAGNIMSVGFEKALALQTDLNLPTSEILPTYVYKMGLLNGDYSFSTAVGLFNSVINIVLLIVVNSIVKKLNEGEGI; encoded by the coding sequence TTGAATGGGGTAAAAAGTACAAGATTTAATTTTAACAGATTAGATGGTGGAAATCCTATTATTAATAAAAAGAACTCTAAAATACATAGTAAGTTAAAGTATATCAAAAAGAATTATCAATTATATCTGTTCTTCACGCTACCGCCACTAATACTGTTAATTATTTTTAAGTATATTCCTATGGGAGGAGTACTAATTGCATTTGAAGATTATAGTGCTATTTCGGGAGTTTTCCATAGTCAGTGGGTAGGATTAAAACATTTTGAAAGATTTTTATCTTCCCCAGATTTTATGACTTTGTTAATGAATACTTTAAAGGTAAGTTTATATGGAATATTGTGGGGATTCCCGTTACCGATTATACTTGCTTTACTTTTAGCAAGAATAAAGAGTGAGGGAATTAAGAAAAAGATTCAATTAATTTTGTATGCTCCTAATTTTATTTCTGTAATAGTAATTTCAGGTATGATTATCGTTTTCTTATCACCGATTGGGCCAGTTAATCAATTTTTTGGAACTGCTACAAACTTTATGGCAATGCCTAGTGCATTTCGGACTATATATGTAGCTAGTTCAGTTTGGCAGGCAACTGGTTGGGCATCAATTATTTATACAGCAGCTCTTTCAAATGCAAGTCAAGAATTAACAGAAGCAGCTGTTATAGATGGAGCGAATATTTTTCAACAAATTTTGAATGTTGATTTACCAGCAATTAAACCAATTATGGTTATTCAATTTATTTTATCAGCAGGAAATATTATGAGCGTAGGTTTTGAAAAAGCATTAGCTTTGCAAACAGATTTGAATTTACCAACTTCAGAAATTTTACCAACTTATGTTTATAAAATGGGTCTTCTAAATGGAGATTATAGTTTTTCAACAGCCGTAGGTTTGTTTAATTCAGTTATTAATATAGTTTTATTAATAGTTGTGAATTCAATTGTTAAAAAATTAAACGAGGGAGAAGGAATATAA
- a CDS encoding LacI family DNA-binding transcriptional regulator, whose translation MLNKKITVQDIADELGISRNTVSKALNNTGTLAETTKSKIIQKAIEMGYKQFAYVNNVSSISPNSSLNKEIALLTSSMPNSSHFGSHLLSGFEEKMSTLGYRLSMYVVRDNELNSSSLPSNFKPELVDGIICIEMFDKNYSELICGLDIPTLFIDSPSTHNSKPVNADILLMENFHSTYNIIKTLINNNKTNIGFVGDIYHCESFYERWKGYCSAILDSKLSFDINNSIIENDKEPYDDPEWLGNKIMDLSVLPQVLVCANDFIAINVIRALKHKSISVPDDILICGFDDSMESKIIEPHLTTVSIPSYEMGDIAADLLLSRIDNPSIPFRTIHVRTSPKFRESTGNLLNTINY comes from the coding sequence ATGCTAAATAAGAAAATAACGGTTCAAGATATAGCCGATGAATTGGGGATTTCAAGGAATACAGTTTCTAAAGCTTTAAATAATACTGGAACATTAGCAGAAACTACAAAATCTAAAATTATTCAAAAGGCAATTGAAATGGGTTACAAACAATTTGCATATGTAAACAATGTATCATCCATTTCCCCCAATTCATCTTTAAATAAAGAAATTGCACTATTAACAAGCAGTATGCCAAACAGTTCCCATTTTGGATCTCATCTTTTATCAGGTTTTGAAGAAAAGATGAGCACTCTTGGCTATAGATTATCTATGTATGTTGTTCGTGATAATGAATTAAATTCCTCAAGCTTACCATCGAACTTTAAACCTGAGTTGGTTGATGGCATAATATGCATAGAAATGTTTGATAAAAATTATAGTGAGCTTATATGTGGATTAGACATTCCTACACTATTTATCGATTCACCTAGCACCCACAACAGTAAACCTGTAAATGCTGATATTCTTTTAATGGAAAATTTCCATAGTACTTATAATATTATTAAAACCCTAATTAATAATAATAAAACAAATATAGGGTTTGTAGGAGATATATATCATTGTGAGAGTTTTTACGAACGTTGGAAGGGTTATTGCTCTGCTATATTAGATTCAAAACTCTCATTTGATATTAATAATTCTATTATCGAAAATGACAAAGAACCTTATGATGATCCTGAATGGCTTGGAAACAAGATAATGGACCTTTCGGTTCTTCCTCAAGTTCTTGTATGCGCAAACGATTTTATTGCAATTAATGTCATAAGAGCTCTAAAACATAAAAGTATTTCTGTACCTGATGATATTTTAATATGTGGATTTGATGATTCAATGGAATCAAAAATAATTGAACCTCATCTCACTACCGTTAGTATTCCAAGTTATGAAATGGGAGATATTGCCGCAGATTTGTTACTTTCAAGAATAGATAATCCATCTATTCCATTTAGAACAATCCATGTTCGTACTTCACCTAAGTTTAGGGAATCTACTGGAAACTTACTGAATACAATTAACTATTGA
- a CDS encoding TolC family protein, producing the protein MKKNIKRMVAIGIGLSIVSGSINPVLAIENQKNNEVVSAQIINDESDSIINGQSFNGKPVLTLDQVINAAITNSEDLNLKSQQISMYRKKEDIQDKTNDFYESLGEKIYDFPYDKLELLEKQTNQSKDFLQDQISSDITNKYNAIIIKQIDISQAKTNLDIKNKDLETIKTKVQIGMATSNQLTDKQIEINSLKNDITAKENSLNDSMDYLGVLTNLNLSNYTLDPNIEYNLFKIDGSSDEYINDKIETYLKYNQKLINLTKDYLDDLKDDGVKDIMNKDIPSMPSGGIPSPASYMKKDDATGAVELDEGAYSIGLSSYALQLINYEKNALKYYLDLTKYGAYVDGKYGVEEAQVKLDDSKKSLKNGLRQAYSTLLDLENKINDLNDTIKSTNTKLKYAKTQVEVGLMTENNYNALVLKSEQLDSSLRTLINAYNNLKTTIQEPWVLGAN; encoded by the coding sequence ATGAAGAAGAATATAAAAAGGATGGTTGCCATTGGAATTGGATTAAGTATAGTAAGTGGAAGTATAAATCCAGTCTTAGCAATAGAGAATCAAAAAAATAATGAAGTAGTAAGTGCTCAAATAATAAATGATGAAAGTGACTCAATAATAAATGGACAATCATTTAATGGTAAACCAGTTCTTACTTTAGATCAGGTTATAAATGCAGCTATAACTAATAGTGAAGATTTAAATTTAAAGTCTCAGCAAATATCTATGTACAGAAAGAAAGAAGATATTCAGGATAAAACTAATGACTTTTATGAGAGTCTTGGAGAAAAAATATATGATTTTCCATATGATAAGCTTGAGCTTCTAGAAAAACAAACAAATCAGTCGAAAGATTTTTTGCAAGATCAAATATCTAGCGACATCACTAATAAGTATAATGCAATTATTATAAAGCAAATAGATATAAGTCAAGCTAAGACAAATTTAGATATAAAAAATAAAGACTTAGAAACTATTAAAACAAAAGTGCAAATAGGCATGGCAACATCAAATCAATTAACGGATAAGCAGATTGAAATTAATTCTTTAAAAAATGATATAACTGCAAAAGAAAATTCATTAAATGACAGCATGGATTATTTAGGAGTTTTAACTAATTTGAATTTATCAAATTATACTTTAGATCCCAATATAGAATATAATTTATTTAAAATTGATGGTTCAAGTGATGAATATATAAATGATAAAATTGAAACTTATTTAAAATATAATCAGAAATTAATTAATCTTACAAAGGATTATTTAGATGACTTAAAGGATGATGGCGTAAAGGATATTATGAACAAAGATATTCCAAGCATGCCATCTGGTGGAATTCCATCTCCAGCTTCATATATGAAAAAGGATGATGCTACAGGAGCAGTTGAATTAGACGAGGGTGCTTATTCTATTGGACTTAGTTCTTATGCTCTTCAACTTATAAATTATGAAAAAAATGCATTGAAGTATTATCTGGATCTTACTAAGTATGGAGCATATGTAGATGGTAAGTATGGAGTGGAGGAAGCACAAGTTAAGCTTGATGATTCAAAAAAGAGTCTGAAAAATGGATTAAGGCAAGCTTATTCAACGTTGCTTGACTTGGAAAATAAAATAAATGACTTAAATGATACAATAAAGTCAACTAACACAAAACTTAAATATGCAAAGACACAAGTAGAGGTAGGACTGATGACAGAAAACAATTATAATGCTTTAGTTCTAAAAAGTGAGCAGTTAGATTCATCACTAAGAACACTCATTAATGCTTATAATAATTTAAAGACCACTATTCAGGAGCCTTGGGTGCTAGGGGCTAATTAG
- a CDS encoding ABC transporter permease, giving the protein MRFLKFLARDKKSIISLSLLHISIVIFVACIFSKVYIENIPFGIVDMDNSSLSRTIIEELKKSPGVNISYYADSQEELQQAIKEKKVSGGMVIPKNFNKDVVKKKSPSIALLIDETNVVVGSNLYAYCNGVTGTINAGIQLKVFEGKNMMPYNAKKAVTTFSYSERVLYEPQLSYIRYLMYSLVPYLLQGTFLVTFLVPALIKSREKLTLINFKSKDTVKNILILLARVLMIIFISVISSLIALCILGKYFDLPLRGNILEYLTLTSIFLIDLTAIGVLFAALFNNLIYFTQFFTMINIVTFLASGIPFPEYAMPSGLPRIIKNIWPFMNVALPLKFINLKAVGWDVILPYIKSGIMYAVEWFLIGIVLYFARIALSKYGNRKISKEEEEKISIETYIDI; this is encoded by the coding sequence ATGAGGTTTCTGAAGTTTCTAGCTAGAGATAAAAAAAGTATTATTTCACTTAGTTTACTTCACATTAGTATAGTAATTTTTGTGGCTTGTATTTTCAGTAAAGTCTATATTGAAAATATTCCTTTCGGAATAGTAGATATGGATAACTCATCTTTATCCAGAACTATAATAGAAGAACTTAAAAAGAGTCCAGGTGTGAATATTAGTTATTATGCAGATTCACAAGAAGAATTGCAACAGGCAATTAAGGAGAAAAAGGTTAGTGGGGGAATGGTGATTCCTAAAAATTTTAATAAAGATGTTGTCAAAAAGAAATCTCCTAGTATTGCATTATTAATAGATGAAACAAACGTTGTTGTTGGAAGTAATTTATATGCATATTGTAATGGAGTCACAGGAACTATAAATGCTGGAATTCAACTTAAAGTATTTGAAGGCAAAAATATGATGCCATATAATGCAAAGAAAGCTGTTACGACTTTTTCATATAGTGAGCGTGTTCTTTATGAACCACAGCTTAGCTATATACGGTATTTGATGTACTCTCTTGTGCCATATTTACTGCAAGGTACTTTTCTTGTGACATTTTTAGTACCTGCTTTAATAAAAAGTAGAGAAAAGTTAACTTTAATCAATTTTAAATCAAAAGATACTGTGAAAAACATACTTATTCTTTTAGCAAGAGTTTTAATGATTATTTTCATATCAGTAATTTCGAGCTTAATTGCCTTATGCATTTTAGGAAAATACTTTGATCTGCCTCTTCGTGGAAATATCTTAGAATACTTGACGTTGACTTCAATATTTCTTATTGATCTTACAGCTATTGGAGTTTTATTTGCAGCGTTATTTAATAATTTAATATATTTTACTCAATTTTTTACCATGATAAATATAGTAACCTTTTTAGCTAGTGGAATTCCATTCCCAGAGTATGCAATGCCTAGCGGACTTCCTAGAATAATTAAAAATATTTGGCCATTTATGAATGTAGCACTTCCATTAAAATTCATAAACTTAAAAGCAGTTGGATGGGATGTTATATTACCATATATAAAAAGTGGAATAATGTATGCAGTAGAATGGTTTTTAATAGGAATTGTATTATATTTTGCTAGAATTGCACTGAGTAAATATGGAAATAGGAAGATATCAAAGGAAGAAGAAGAAAAAATATCGATAGAAACTTATATAGATATTTAA
- a CDS encoding ABC transporter permease, with the protein MKEIVSKLKERFIKSKEIIVSVMLLLIIPAISSYALGYTYSEHVVENVPTMIVDHDDSTLSKNFITQINTNEVFNVVNYSENDNDIKNLMDEGKVVVGIIIPVNFSKDLNDGKAPKIMICYDGSQMSAVSAGKTRIAEILGTIKVSYLMKVGEGKLGIMPQEIKNNIIPIQTDSIFLGNSARSTANFLLQGMLIGIAQIGIISLGALVVKEKENYFFLLIKSIIFGLIGSISIFLLMFIQYKYFQMPYRGSVKAAIALTITFSITMINLGILFRLIIKNKLEAVSSSSLMASSFVLLSGYTFPLMAAPEVFKKLSKIIPFLYYGIPMRDLSLLGLNFNDIVPNLYYLIKYMIFTWIIMLVILLIKSILKKRTNIKEKILNKVIRRRKKDEVSEVSS; encoded by the coding sequence ATGAAGGAAATAGTATCGAAGCTTAAAGAAAGATTTATAAAGTCTAAAGAAATTATAGTTTCTGTTATGTTACTTTTGATAATACCAGCTATTTCTAGTTATGCTTTGGGTTATACATATAGTGAACATGTAGTAGAAAATGTTCCTACAATGATAGTTGATCATGATGATTCTACTTTGAGTAAAAACTTTATTACTCAAATAAATACGAATGAAGTATTTAATGTAGTTAATTATAGTGAGAATGATAATGATATTAAAAATTTAATGGATGAAGGGAAAGTCGTGGTTGGTATTATCATTCCTGTAAATTTTTCTAAAGACTTAAACGATGGAAAAGCACCTAAAATTATGATTTGCTATGATGGCTCCCAGATGTCAGCAGTAAGTGCAGGTAAGACTAGAATAGCTGAAATTTTAGGTACTATTAAGGTTAGTTATTTAATGAAGGTTGGGGAAGGTAAACTTGGGATAATGCCTCAGGAAATTAAAAATAATATTATTCCAATACAAACCGATTCTATATTTTTAGGGAATTCAGCAAGAAGCACAGCTAATTTTTTGCTTCAAGGAATGTTAATTGGAATTGCCCAGATAGGAATTATTTCACTTGGTGCATTAGTAGTAAAGGAGAAGGAGAACTATTTTTTCTTGTTAATTAAAAGTATCATTTTTGGATTAATAGGGTCAATATCAATTTTTCTATTGATGTTTATACAATATAAATATTTTCAAATGCCTTATAGAGGATCAGTTAAAGCTGCAATTGCATTAACTATAACTTTTAGTATTACTATGATAAATTTAGGGATTTTATTTAGATTAATTATAAAAAATAAACTAGAAGCAGTGAGTAGCTCTAGCCTTATGGCTTCATCTTTTGTTTTACTGTCAGGGTATACATTTCCACTAATGGCTGCACCTGAGGTGTTTAAAAAATTATCTAAAATCATTCCTTTCTTATATTATGGAATTCCAATGAGAGACTTATCTCTTTTGGGATTAAATTTTAATGATATAGTGCCTAATCTATATTATTTGATAAAATATATGATTTTTACATGGATTATTATGTTAGTTATACTGCTAATTAAAAGTATTTTAAAGAAAAGAACTAATATTAAAGAGAAAATTTTAAATAAAGTTATTAGAAGGAGGAAAAAAGATGAGGTTTCTGAAGTTTCTAGCTAG
- a CDS encoding HlyD family secretion protein, which translates to MKVKNVALVVFSMVAANIFTGCTPVSTLTGDKLVKQAQSNLIVQSNVDMTDVNVNTLIPGKVKEIKVKEGDNVKKGDVLLIVDSDTLAAQQAQVQAQIETAKSQLNAAQAARDAASAKLELAQNGARPEEIDQAKSAYDLAKVTVDRLKVLYDQGSIPKSDFDNAETQMQVAKDKYDIAQSGARPEDIKAAQAQVEQANASVEAVEGQIKQAEAALQGVNVNLNYATVTAPEDGTITQVNVEAGEVISTGMQLIVVTKTDEPSILCNVRETDLSKVDLEQEVSVKIPAYKDEEFKGKVVRINKDADFAVKRATNDNGEFDVLSYGVKVELTDNDKPLRSGMTAFVDFGK; encoded by the coding sequence ATGAAAGTAAAAAATGTAGCATTAGTAGTATTTTCAATGGTTGCAGCTAACATATTTACAGGATGCACGCCAGTATCTACATTAACTGGAGACAAGCTAGTAAAGCAAGCTCAGAGTAATTTAATAGTGCAGTCAAATGTTGACATGACAGATGTTAATGTAAATACACTAATTCCCGGAAAGGTTAAAGAAATCAAAGTTAAGGAAGGTGATAATGTAAAAAAAGGAGATGTTTTGCTTATAGTTGATAGTGATACATTGGCAGCTCAACAAGCTCAAGTGCAAGCTCAAATTGAAACAGCAAAGTCTCAGTTAAATGCTGCTCAGGCAGCTAGGGATGCTGCAAGTGCAAAGCTTGAGTTAGCTCAAAATGGTGCAAGACCAGAAGAAATTGACCAAGCTAAGTCTGCTTATGATCTTGCCAAGGTAACTGTAGATAGATTAAAAGTTTTGTATGATCAAGGTTCAATTCCTAAATCAGATTTTGATAATGCTGAAACTCAAATGCAGGTAGCAAAAGATAAGTATGATATAGCACAAAGTGGTGCAAGACCAGAAGATATAAAGGCGGCTCAGGCACAAGTGGAGCAGGCAAATGCATCAGTTGAAGCAGTTGAAGGCCAAATAAAACAGGCAGAAGCAGCACTTCAAGGAGTTAATGTAAATCTTAATTATGCTACAGTTACCGCACCAGAAGATGGGACAATAACACAAGTCAATGTTGAAGCAGGAGAAGTTATATCAACAGGAATGCAGCTTATTGTAGTTACTAAAACTGATGAACCATCAATATTATGTAATGTTAGAGAAACAGATTTATCTAAAGTAGACTTAGAACAAGAAGTTTCTGTAAAGATTCCAGCATATAAGGACGAGGAATTTAAGGGGAAAGTAGTTAGAATTAATAAAGATGCTGATTTTGCAGTTAAAAGAGCAACAAATGATAATGGTGAATTTGATGTACTATCTTATGGCGTTAAAGTTGAATTGACTGATAACGATAAGCCACTCCGTTCTGGAATGACTGCTTTTGTTGATTTTGGAAAGTGA
- a CDS encoding TetR/AcrR family transcriptional regulator, protein MTDRRKRKTQQAVQTAFAKLISNKDIKDITIKELCEEADINKSTFYLHYRDIYDCADSFMNYAVDKTIKVIEPYDFTELINHMPEIIEKTLDIFRENRDLYVPFFNSPRHSFSMYKTKQLIIKKLLEKTQNDEKSRLVNKSSISFIVCGLFGVLEQIEFDEITPEITSVLTSKIQNGFIPSKDTH, encoded by the coding sequence ATGACAGATAGGCGTAAAAGAAAAACACAACAAGCTGTTCAAACTGCTTTTGCTAAATTAATATCAAATAAAGATATAAAAGATATTACTATAAAAGAATTATGTGAAGAAGCAGACATTAATAAAAGTACATTTTATTTACATTACAGAGATATTTATGACTGTGCAGATAGTTTTATGAATTATGCCGTCGATAAAACCATTAAAGTTATAGAACCTTATGATTTTACCGAGTTAATAAATCACATGCCAGAAATAATTGAAAAAACATTAGATATATTTAGGGAAAATAGGGATCTTTATGTTCCATTTTTCAATTCACCAAGGCACTCTTTTTCTATGTATAAGACGAAACAACTTATAATAAAAAAGCTTTTAGAAAAAACTCAAAATGATGAGAAATCAAGACTTGTAAATAAGAGTAGCATCTCCTTTATTGTATGTGGACTTTTTGGTGTTCTTGAACAAATAGAATTTGATGAAATAACTCCTGAAATAACTTCAGTGCTAACATCTAAAATTCAAAATGGATTTATTCCTTCTAAAGATACTCACTAA